A single Streptococcus thermophilus DNA region contains:
- a CDS encoding DUF1351 domain-containing protein yields the protein MKDITNNFLKTIEPKYTPGTIRFDFEAFDKAIQKAVSELSNEQLDGLEYNEIKKEITRYKSLYDNLERKRKDISKVYKNPLVEFEANLKKSYTPLKGLLNTLREKRDEIEEHQKMLRVDHVRYVFEEKCELAGLDKDTFKEKYNDFSLKGCFRTNKIELKKETVEKIDTLILAEYDRLEEYKANIDMIKEHTHEYELPAAPYVRELQNGTPFVEVLRQMKKDRDTAIEVKRQAEAKKQAEAEHLAEIEALAKQSASEDIKAVNAETGEVIEDIKPVEEESVKLSEPYKVNLSLTFCRGEKQWHQFAKLLEDNFINYEIL from the coding sequence ATGAAAGACATTACCAATAATTTTCTTAAAACTATAGAGCCAAAATACACGCCAGGAACAATTAGATTTGATTTTGAAGCGTTTGATAAAGCTATACAAAAGGCAGTCAGTGAGCTATCTAATGAGCAGCTCGATGGCTTGGAATATAACGAGATCAAGAAAGAAATCACGCGCTACAAATCTCTTTACGACAATTTAGAAAGAAAACGCAAAGATATCTCAAAAGTATATAAGAATCCGCTTGTTGAATTTGAGGCGAATTTGAAGAAATCATACACACCATTAAAGGGACTTCTCAACACTTTGAGAGAAAAGCGGGATGAGATTGAAGAGCATCAAAAAATGCTCAGAGTTGACCATGTTAGATACGTTTTTGAAGAAAAGTGCGAACTTGCTGGGCTTGATAAGGATACGTTTAAAGAAAAGTATAATGACTTCTCTTTGAAAGGCTGTTTCAGAACTAACAAGATTGAACTTAAAAAGGAAACAGTGGAAAAGATTGATACCCTTATTTTGGCCGAGTATGACCGACTTGAGGAATACAAGGCAAATATCGACATGATTAAGGAACATACTCATGAGTATGAGCTACCAGCTGCCCCGTATGTCAGAGAGTTGCAAAATGGTACACCGTTTGTTGAAGTTTTGAGACAGATGAAAAAAGACCGCGATACAGCTATCGAGGTCAAGCGACAAGCAGAGGCTAAAAAACAAGCAGAGGCCGAACACTTGGCAGAAATTGAAGCACTAGCTAAACAATCGGCTAGCGAGGATATTAAGGCAGTCAATGCCGAAACTGGTGAAGTTATCGAAGACATCAAACCAGTCGAAGAAGAATCTGTGAAACTTAGCGAGCCTTACAAGGTTAACTTATCACTAACTTTTTGCAGGGGTGAAAAGCAATGGCATCAATTTGCTAAATTGCTGGAAGATAACTTTATAAACTATGAAATTTTATAA
- the ssb gene encoding single-stranded DNA-binding protein, translating to MINNTVLVGRLTKDPEFKYTGSNIAVASFSLAVNRNFKDANGERETDFINCVIWRQQAENLANWAKKGALIGITGRIQTRSYENQQGQRVYVTEVVAENFQMLESRAAREGGNANGGYNQQPQQQAPNNSRESSPFGPFGGRNPMDISDDGLPF from the coding sequence ATGATTAACAATACAGTTTTAGTTGGAAGATTAACTAAAGACCCAGAGTTTAAATACACAGGTAGCAACATCGCAGTCGCATCTTTCAGTCTTGCGGTTAACCGTAATTTTAAAGACGCTAACGGAGAGCGTGAAACTGACTTTATTAACTGTGTCATTTGGCGACAACAGGCTGAAAATTTGGCTAACTGGGCCAAAAAAGGGGCATTGATTGGCATTACTGGACGCATTCAAACACGTAGCTACGAGAATCAGCAAGGTCAACGAGTATATGTGACAGAAGTTGTCGCTGAAAATTTTCAAATGCTAGAAAGTCGTGCAGCTCGTGAGGGTGGCAATGCTAATGGTGGTTATAATCAACAACCGCAACAGCAAGCACCAAACAATTCAAGAGAAAGTAGCCCATTCGGCCCATTCGGGGGTAGAAATCCTATGGACATCAGTGATGATGGCCTACCATTCTAA
- a CDS encoding RusA family crossover junction endodeoxyribonuclease, translating to MKMILNIDPKPQTRPRFSKFGTYEDPKMKAWRRECSQLIEQEYDGQFFDGPISVDVTFYMKAPLNVSKKPTPKARAKTWDAFKKFMAEKLWHIRKPDIDNLVKSLFDSISNAGYNKLDKKGIVWTDDSIVCKLSAQKRYSENPRIEFEIKELE from the coding sequence ATGAAGATGATTTTAAATATAGATCCCAAACCTCAAACGAGACCACGTTTCAGTAAGTTTGGGACTTATGAAGACCCTAAAATGAAAGCGTGGAGACGCGAATGTTCACAGCTCATTGAGCAAGAATATGACGGACAATTCTTCGATGGACCAATCTCGGTAGATGTCACGTTTTACATGAAAGCACCCTTGAACGTATCAAAAAAGCCAACGCCAAAAGCTAGAGCTAAAACGTGGGATGCATTCAAGAAATTCATGGCTGAAAAACTTTGGCATATCAGAAAGCCAGATATTGATAATCTTGTCAAATCACTTTTTGATAGTATCTCAAACGCTGGATACAACAAATTGGACAAGAAGGGTATTGTTTGGACGGATGATAGTATCGTTTGCAAATTGAGCGCACAGAAACGATATAGTGAAAATCCACGTATTGAATTTGAAATCAAGGAGCTGGAATGA
- a CDS encoding DUF7204 family protein, with product MKYKVITYYDHIEDDVEIYYNKDNALNRVHHLRGVKYRNSRMYTVEMKEEADE from the coding sequence ATGAAATACAAAGTTATTACATATTATGACCACATTGAAGATGATGTAGAAATTTATTATAACAAGGATAATGCTCTCAATAGAGTGCATCATTTGAGAGGTGTTAAATATAGAAATTCGAGAATGTATACAGTAGAGATGAAAGAGGAAGCAGATGAATAA
- a CDS encoding DUF1642 domain-containing protein, with amino-acid sequence MKQNDFYEVDGCTDFIPVKLIEEHKHLMNTLELEVAESGFRTFAPNIYKFPKVDEPQKVTVPKFVAEWIKKYKEEGCRLSHALEDVFDDVELSLYIKQQEDDYTEIIAKAWLSYPNIIVEQEKLYTVEIPNPNSIGGKLVLFKQQSTGRLILDMLNPNINKPKYLHLTESEIKQDFEWAWQFAKEVENETKI; translated from the coding sequence ATGAAACAGAATGATTTTTACGAAGTGGATGGGTGTACGGATTTTATACCTGTAAAATTAATTGAAGAACATAAACATTTAATGAATACTTTAGAACTTGAAGTGGCGGAATCAGGATTTAGAACTTTTGCACCAAATATATATAAGTTTCCGAAAGTAGACGAACCACAGAAAGTTACAGTGCCAAAGTTTGTGGCGGAGTGGATAAAAAAATATAAGGAAGAGGGATGTAGGCTATCTCATGCTTTAGAGGATGTTTTCGATGATGTTGAATTAAGTTTATATATCAAGCAACAAGAGGATGATTACACAGAAATTATAGCGAAAGCATGGTTATCCTATCCTAACATTATAGTCGAGCAAGAAAAACTTTACACCGTTGAAATACCAAATCCGAACAGTATAGGTGGAAAACTAGTGTTGTTTAAACAACAAAGTACAGGGAGGTTAATACTTGACATGTTAAACCCTAACATTAACAAACCAAAATATCTACACCTCACCGAATCTGAAATAAAGCAAGATTTTGAATGGGCTTGGCAGTTTGCGAAAGAGGTGGAAAATGAAACAAAAATTTAG
- a CDS encoding DUF1642 domain-containing protein has translation MNKQEAIKEIKKQSTQAYDDFAIMRDTAIHIVNQIHEPEKPVVPQFVADWICVCKENLPLTLADAMNLNVLRANNQDEKTIHWIRINQETFAIAWIYGYEVEKEKMYRVILKRNSESPDYLVDTVTNGFRFYNNIYTDKREHTRKELEANGFGWVFDCDGIEVEEVK, from the coding sequence ATGAATAAGCAGGAAGCGATTAAGGAAATTAAGAAACAGAGCACGCAAGCATATGACGATTTTGCAATAATGCGAGACACAGCTATCCATATTGTTAACCAAATCCACGAACCAGAAAAACCTGTAGTTCCACAATTTGTGGCGGATTGGATTTGCGTTTGCAAAGAGAATTTACCTTTAACTTTAGCAGATGCTATGAATCTTAATGTATTAAGGGCTAACAATCAAGACGAAAAAACAATCCATTGGATTAGAATTAATCAAGAAACTTTTGCCATAGCTTGGATTTATGGTTATGAGGTTGAGAAAGAGAAGATGTATAGGGTTATTCTCAAAAGAAACAGTGAATCACCTGACTACTTAGTGGATACTGTAACAAATGGCTTCCGTTTCTACAACAACATATACACGGACAAAAGGGAGCACACCCGAAAAGAGCTAGAAGCTAATGGGTTCGGTTGGGTGTTCGACTGCGATGGTATTGAAGTAGAAGAGGTGAAGTAA
- a CDS encoding helix-turn-helix domain-containing protein, giving the protein MDRIKQLRKDKGLSQQALAEQIGLHYRTLQNWENGYGEISIGKAKKLAEYFGVSVGYLLGIDDVSAKDNITDLIAKVNEWAISNGLDKSDPKTQWKKAIDGDMLETIIEIAHQLNLLAYEEIKNRKGKMINGTFVKEEDL; this is encoded by the coding sequence GTGGATAGAATTAAGCAGTTACGAAAAGATAAAGGGTTATCTCAACAAGCACTAGCAGAGCAAATAGGTTTGCATTATAGAACATTGCAGAACTGGGAAAATGGGTACGGAGAAATCAGTATAGGAAAAGCCAAAAAGCTAGCTGAATACTTTGGCGTTAGCGTTGGTTATCTATTAGGTATTGATGATGTATCAGCAAAGGACAATATCACTGATCTAATCGCTAAGGTTAACGAGTGGGCTATTAGCAACGGATTAGATAAAAGTGACCCTAAGACTCAATGGAAGAAAGCAATAGATGGTGATATGTTGGAAACAATCATTGAAATAGCTCACCAATTAAACCTATTGGCATACGAAGAGATTAAAAACCGAAAAGGGAAGATGATAAATGGAACGTTTGTTAAAGAAGAGGACTTATAA
- a CDS encoding DUF1372 family protein: MERLLKKRTYNELAVATILLVVSLAINVTTVLRVVNRPVKPIIVYKADNAAIMHGKITGKQMIGKLYTIDCGAYGKFLVTKEQYNSVNVGDDIPSYLKGRGQ; this comes from the coding sequence ATGGAACGTTTGTTAAAGAAGAGGACTTATAACGAGCTGGCAGTCGCCACAATTCTACTAGTGGTGTCGCTAGCGATTAACGTGACCACTGTTCTACGAGTGGTTAACAGACCAGTGAAACCTATTATCGTGTATAAGGCCGATAATGCCGCTATAATGCATGGGAAAATCACAGGTAAGCAGATGATAGGGAAATTATACACGATCGATTGTGGGGCGTATGGCAAGTTTCTAGTGACTAAAGAACAATACAACAGTGTTAACGTTGGTGATGATATACCTAGCTATTTGAAAGGAAGAGGACAATGA
- a CDS encoding YopX family protein, whose translation MIPRYRAWDKIRKTMYEDEDIIAMSFEDKSICIQTIYFGHGLPDSFEQGLPDSRDLDYYDFDDIVLMQSTGLTDYNGREIFEGDIVKMSMNFYSNPTYYEVVRSIGGTYRLESSQHGCELWLRHADCYIVGNIYENTELLEELK comes from the coding sequence ATGATACCAAGATACAGAGCATGGGACAAAATCCGTAAAACAATGTATGAAGATGAGGATATAATCGCTATGAGTTTCGAGGATAAGAGTATTTGTATACAGACAATTTATTTTGGACACGGATTACCAGATAGCTTTGAACAAGGATTACCAGATAGCAGGGATTTAGATTACTACGATTTCGATGACATAGTTTTAATGCAATCAACAGGTTTGACTGATTATAACGGTAGAGAAATATTCGAAGGAGATATAGTGAAAATGTCTATGAATTTCTATTCTAATCCAACCTATTACGAAGTTGTAAGAAGCATAGGGGGAACATACCGACTTGAATCTTCGCAGCATGGATGTGAATTGTGGCTACGACATGCTGACTGCTATATTGTAGGAAACATCTACGAAAATACAGAATTATTAGAGGAACTGAAATGA
- a CDS encoding YopX family protein has translation MNKRKRKIIGNIYENPELLEELLSHEEI, from the coding sequence ATGAATAAACGAAAACGAAAAATCATCGGAAATATCTATGAAAATCCAGAATTACTTGAGGAGTTGTTAAGCCATGAAGAAATATGA
- a CDS encoding DUF1340 domain-containing protein, whose amino-acid sequence MKKYEYAGLTKELYQRLTLEFDALREEHRRTLTQYIMETKICNRMAARKYFQRFDNVVKERSKLSPLTLEDMREYLTNGLVNDLQEYLLENYSARSGSCKPNADKTNAGLTKELFRELRKEIEVLRAENRNRVVNYIMEVKGCTNRQAQTILTAINTVYTEIGVLTPRKLIQLEGLLSRELFGKIAKYVFNKYEWPESLDKEVDRIYLEYRTKGDLGRNKESVKRTLYKAISMGL is encoded by the coding sequence ATGAAGAAATATGAATACGCTGGATTGACTAAAGAGCTATATCAACGGCTAACTCTAGAGTTTGATGCATTGAGGGAAGAACATCGTAGGACACTAACTCAATACATAATGGAAACCAAGATATGCAATAGAATGGCGGCTAGAAAATATTTTCAAAGGTTTGATAATGTAGTTAAGGAACGCTCGAAGCTTTCACCTTTAACTCTGGAAGATATGCGTGAGTATCTTACGAACGGTCTAGTGAACGACTTACAAGAGTATCTGTTAGAGAACTACTCTGCCAGAAGTGGGTCATGTAAGCCAAATGCTGATAAAACTAACGCTGGGCTGACTAAGGAACTTTTTCGAGAGCTTCGCAAGGAAATCGAAGTATTAAGAGCAGAAAACCGTAACCGTGTAGTGAACTATATCATGGAAGTGAAAGGCTGCACAAATCGACAAGCTCAAACAATCCTAACAGCAATTAACACAGTATATACAGAAATTGGAGTTTTAACACCTAGAAAATTGATACAACTAGAAGGACTTCTTTCTAGAGAATTATTCGGAAAGATAGCTAAGTACGTCTTTAATAAGTATGAGTGGCCAGAAAGCCTAGACAAAGAGGTTGATCGGATTTATTTAGAATATCGCACCAAAGGTGATCTCGGTCGTAATAAAGAAAGTGTTAAACGTACATTATATAAAGCGATTTCAATGGGCTTGTGA